The following are encoded together in the Adhaeribacter arboris genome:
- a CDS encoding ABC transporter ATP-binding protein produces MSIVIETKDISRVYHMGSETIHALKSVSININRGEYVAFMGPSGSGKSTLMNIVGCLDTPSGGQYILNGKDVSNMTDNELAEIRNKEIGFVFQTFNLLPRSTSLDNVVLPLIYAGYGKSVREEKAMQALESVGLGPRAKHKPNELSGGQRQRVAIARALVNNPSIMLADEPTGNLDSKTSYEIMELFENLHSKGNTIIMVTHEEDIAKYAHRIVRLRDGLIESDEINKEIMRHSVPV; encoded by the coding sequence ATGAGCATAGTTATCGAAACGAAAGACATCTCGCGGGTCTACCACATGGGTAGTGAAACCATTCATGCCCTTAAAAGTGTGTCGATAAATATAAACCGGGGTGAATACGTGGCCTTTATGGGCCCATCGGGTTCCGGCAAATCTACTCTCATGAATATTGTGGGCTGCCTGGATACGCCTTCTGGCGGGCAATATATTTTAAATGGCAAAGACGTGAGTAATATGACCGATAACGAATTGGCCGAAATCCGAAACAAAGAAATTGGCTTTGTCTTTCAAACGTTTAATTTACTACCTCGCTCTACCTCCCTGGATAATGTTGTTTTACCGTTAATTTACGCGGGTTATGGCAAAAGTGTCCGGGAAGAGAAAGCCATGCAAGCCCTGGAAAGTGTAGGCTTAGGCCCCCGCGCCAAACATAAACCCAATGAACTTTCGGGCGGACAGCGCCAGCGGGTAGCCATTGCCCGGGCCTTGGTAAACAACCCGAGCATTATGCTCGCCGATGAACCTACCGGTAACCTGGATTCGAAAACTTCATACGAAATAATGGAGCTCTTCGAAAACCTGCACTCCAAAGGAAATACTATTATTATGGTTACCCACGAAGAGGATATCGCCAAATATGCCCACCGCATTGTCCGCCTGCGCGATGGTTTAATAGAATCGGATGAGATAAATAAGGAAATTATGCGGCATTCGGTGCCGGTTTAA
- a CDS encoding tetratricopeptide repeat protein, with the protein MAEQNLLGGRRKGGPFLFYLLLLLGLAALSLAIYHYFTGAEQVMPWQPQAELYPISATFSRFTDLFQTFLVPVTGFLVSERFDVGLPELRPELAAIFLGILSLALAVYFTIISTFLRLPYIVAMILAMLFLATCNFDLLRATPDDNQVFLILVLGILVLVSYAFQAFVTQVSLWVRFFTFLGILVALAAFLNSQSPFSATLSAMQVVHYSSLGAFVATCLFIFLVAFENIHALLWINTQGPSPERRYGLWHFILIGLLYLLNLLLLYLKNAAIIQLDFYYVDPFIILFLSTLAGYWGWKRRKVQYQQYFTFTTGASYLYLTLAIISLLSIGYAFATANTPLISAFTDVIVYTHLAYGFLFFLYILLNFYKLIQQRLAVHKVVFDPKQMPFYTVYLMGSLLLLALIFRSTFSVYNKAQAGYYNYLGDFYKAADNLLLAERFYTEGTVFSHHNLKSTYALAGLYRERAYSTAEINLLKDALAGQPSEKVYARLAGTQTDPKSFFNHLFLLNQGLRTFPNSTALLTNKALLYETTSLVDSTEYFYQQALSEAGNHRELVQSNLLAFYLKNGNPQQAVALAEQGSTSGKWLAWQSNVTLLNLLQEKTTAGSNDINLPAKVLTPAEFALFYHTTLEHIGQSNPATVKRINQYLAQQENTPYAENLILLKGLAQYYSGQVNEARTTLENQALASPNTAGFYYYLIGSWLMEQKLYQAAVGYFDKARTNKIPEAELPYLYALAHTPDKGAAYAAVSQAVSEIKEPKLKAQATFLANVLNLTTQSVLTASDSAKVAYLILYQPDLKTPEFESVVTSITAGNFKGLGQLELARHYLQNNNLTAAAQTIQTAQSYAAQDKNLAAALNFLRADLLVKQNNVRELDKLVPALTNPSGGQNHKLFYQAVVAEKTNPQQARAFYRQVPQALIYDEDAVLAAADFFSRVQKNDNQAYDLLLSSIKYNPFSPRLYQAYIFSSIKLGFIDFAQTAAQELKNLLSPAEYAIFQTTYEQKLKEKQAAFPGWE; encoded by the coding sequence ATGGCAGAACAAAATTTACTGGGCGGCCGGCGTAAAGGCGGCCCTTTTCTTTTTTATTTATTACTCCTGCTGGGTTTAGCCGCATTAAGCCTGGCCATTTACCATTATTTTACCGGCGCCGAGCAGGTGATGCCGTGGCAACCACAAGCCGAACTGTACCCGATTTCGGCCACGTTTTCCCGGTTTACCGATCTTTTTCAAACGTTTCTGGTACCGGTTACCGGTTTTCTGGTTTCTGAACGCTTTGACGTGGGTTTACCCGAATTGCGACCCGAATTAGCCGCTATCTTCTTAGGAATTTTAAGCTTAGCTCTGGCCGTATACTTTACTATTATCAGCACCTTTCTGCGATTGCCTTATATCGTGGCCATGATTTTGGCGATGCTTTTTCTGGCTACCTGCAACTTTGACTTGTTACGGGCTACTCCCGATGATAATCAGGTATTTTTAATTTTGGTGTTGGGAATATTAGTGCTGGTAAGTTATGCTTTTCAGGCTTTTGTTACTCAAGTTTCGCTGTGGGTCCGCTTTTTTACTTTTCTCGGAATTCTGGTCGCTCTGGCGGCTTTCCTGAATTCTCAATCGCCGTTTTCCGCTACTTTATCGGCCATGCAGGTAGTGCATTACAGCAGCCTGGGAGCATTTGTAGCAACGTGCTTGTTTATTTTTCTGGTGGCCTTCGAAAACATTCACGCTTTGCTTTGGATAAATACACAGGGCCCGTCGCCGGAACGTCGCTACGGTTTATGGCATTTTATCTTGATTGGCCTTTTGTACTTACTTAATTTACTATTGCTCTACCTCAAAAATGCCGCAATTATACAGCTGGATTTTTACTACGTAGATCCGTTTATTATTCTTTTCTTATCCACGCTAGCCGGATACTGGGGATGGAAAAGACGGAAAGTTCAGTACCAGCAGTATTTTACCTTTACCACCGGAGCTTCTTATTTGTATCTGACTTTGGCTATTATTAGCTTGTTAAGTATTGGGTACGCATTTGCTACGGCCAATACCCCGCTTATTTCTGCTTTTACCGATGTTATTGTGTATACGCATTTGGCCTACGGTTTTCTGTTTTTCCTGTATATTTTACTTAATTTTTATAAGCTCATTCAACAGCGGTTAGCCGTTCATAAAGTAGTATTCGATCCTAAACAAATGCCTTTTTACACGGTTTACCTCATGGGGAGTTTATTGCTGCTGGCGTTAATTTTCCGGTCTACGTTTAGCGTTTACAACAAGGCTCAAGCTGGTTACTATAATTACCTCGGTGATTTTTATAAAGCTGCCGATAACCTATTACTCGCCGAACGTTTTTACACGGAGGGTACCGTGTTTAGCCATCATAATTTAAAATCAACATACGCCCTGGCAGGCCTTTACCGCGAGCGCGCCTACAGTACCGCCGAAATAAATTTATTAAAAGATGCCTTAGCCGGCCAACCTTCTGAAAAAGTTTACGCCCGTTTAGCCGGTACGCAAACCGACCCGAAAAGCTTCTTTAATCATTTGTTTTTATTAAACCAGGGATTACGCACTTTCCCGAACAGTACGGCTTTGCTGACAAATAAAGCATTGCTCTACGAAACCACTTCGCTCGTAGATTCTACGGAGTATTTTTATCAGCAAGCGCTGAGCGAAGCGGGTAATCACCGGGAACTGGTACAGAGTAATTTACTGGCTTTTTATTTAAAAAACGGAAATCCCCAACAGGCGGTAGCTTTAGCAGAACAAGGCTCCACCTCTGGTAAATGGTTAGCCTGGCAAAGTAATGTAACTTTATTAAATCTGCTCCAAGAGAAAACAACTGCCGGTTCCAATGATATAAATCTTCCGGCTAAAGTACTTACGCCGGCCGAATTTGCTTTATTTTACCATACTACTTTGGAGCATATCGGACAATCCAATCCGGCAACAGTAAAGCGCATTAACCAGTACCTGGCGCAACAAGAAAATACACCTTACGCCGAGAATCTAATTTTATTAAAAGGTTTAGCGCAGTATTATTCCGGTCAGGTAAATGAGGCCCGCACAACTTTAGAAAATCAAGCCTTGGCTTCGCCGAATACCGCTGGTTTTTATTATTATTTAATTGGTTCCTGGCTGATGGAGCAGAAGTTATACCAAGCGGCGGTTGGTTATTTCGATAAAGCCCGTACGAATAAAATACCGGAAGCAGAACTGCCGTATTTGTACGCCCTGGCTCATACCCCGGATAAAGGCGCGGCGTATGCAGCCGTTTCCCAAGCAGTTTCGGAAATAAAAGAGCCTAAACTTAAAGCCCAGGCTACCTTTCTGGCCAACGTACTTAATTTAACTACGCAAAGTGTACTTACCGCTTCCGACTCAGCCAAAGTAGCTTACCTGATTTTGTACCAACCAGATTTAAAAACTCCTGAATTTGAAAGTGTAGTAACCTCTATCACTGCCGGTAATTTTAAAGGGTTGGGACAACTAGAGTTAGCGCGGCACTATTTACAAAACAATAATCTAACAGCGGCGGCTCAAACCATTCAAACTGCCCAATCTTATGCGGCTCAAGATAAAAATTTAGCAGCCGCCCTTAACTTTCTGCGGGCTGATTTATTAGTAAAGCAAAATAATGTACGTGAATTAGATAAGCTAGTACCTGCACTTACCAACCCAAGTGGCGGCCAAAACCATAAATTATTTTACCAGGCAGTAGTAGCCGAAAAAACTAATCCACAGCAAGCCAGAGCTTTTTACCGGCAAGTTCCGCAAGCCTTAATCTACGACGAAGATGCGGTATTAGCGGCCGCTGATTTTTTTAGCCGCGTTCAGAAAAACGACAATCAAGCCTACGATTTACTTTTAAGTAGTATTAAGTATAATCCGTTTTCGCCTCGCTTGTATCAGGCTTATATTTTTAGTAGTATTAAACTCGGCTTTATTGATTTTGCGCAAACCGCGGCGCAGGAATTAAAAAACTTGCTAAGTCCGGCAGAGTATGCTATCTTTCAAACGACGTACGAGCAAAAATTAAAAGAGAAACAAGCCGCTTTTCCGGGCTGGGAATAA
- the gatC gene encoding Asp-tRNA(Asn)/Glu-tRNA(Gln) amidotransferase subunit GatC codes for MSTDIQTIRKLAHLARLEFDLTKEQEMLQDLNKILDWMEKLRELDTSQVEPLLHMSEEVNVLRPDEPKIIITHEEGLKNAPRKDSDYFRVPKVLD; via the coding sequence ATGAGCACCGATATACAAACGATCCGGAAATTAGCACATTTAGCCCGTCTGGAATTTGATTTAACCAAAGAACAGGAAATGCTGCAGGATCTGAATAAAATTTTGGACTGGATGGAAAAGCTGCGGGAACTCGATACTTCTCAGGTAGAGCCTTTATTGCACATGAGCGAAGAGGTAAATGTATTGCGGCCGGATGAACCGAAAATTATTATCACGCACGAAGAAGGCCTTAAAAACGCTCCTCGCAAAGATTCTGATTATTTTAGAGTACCAAAAGTGCTGGATTAA